Below is a genomic region from Eupeodes corollae chromosome 1, idEupCoro1.1, whole genome shotgun sequence.
CTTATAGTCTGGGAATTCCAGCAAAATTATTATCGGAACCTCCAAATAATCAATTCTTTAAATGATAacgttataatttattttaaacaaacaaaatttttataaaaaatgtttaagataaTATCACAAGCCACACATCTTCATTATCTCcaacatatattttaaatcaattaagtaTCACCTTCATTTTTCGGAATTCTTAAAACGTTATCGTTGATTTTCTTTGAAACTACGCCAACAGCCAGGGTCGGATTTAGAGGTTCAGGGGCTTCGGGGCAATTAAGGAGGGGAGGCATCctcgccccaaattattttcaaaataaagttaacCACTgggatttttcaataaataatttattgtgaaaccaagtagtttcctttagtattgaacaagcacatataaataaaaaccgaaaaattaattatatgaaattaaattttgagttaaCGAACTGAACCTTACGAGATTTTTTCGcagaaaaatcgttgatgatttcgttgaaatccagttctggtagtaaatcgctttcaatactcaggagagaaagcttcgatagacggttttgtcccatagtggttcgaagcctattttttataattttcatttatgaaaatgagCCATCTAAAGTGCAACTTGTTAccatcaaaaacaaatacattctcaatgcaatttcaagGTTTGGGAATgaagctctgaaattttgattttcgagaaattgatagtaaaatagttccggcgattgatctgttccatagtccttttcctttttgtatgagtccatcaaagacacaaatttaaCCAACTGATTACCAAGACTAGGATATAATCAAAGacacactttcaccaatgcctctgttACAGCGCGCAAATTTGCAGCATCCATCCTCTCGATGTGATttaggaatccaaatctcgaacttACAGCTTCATGgacatgcaatctttcagtaagagaaacggatagctaaTCAATCACTGGGATagaggcggatactttgtatatTTCCTTGGGTgccagatttgcgtcttgtgcttccccgtaatcgagcggatttaacctcacatttctcgttctgggtTCCGCCCCGGTTGCTCAGTTCGGCCTGCCAACAGCAAAACTATGATTTAAAagggttttaagttttttgtaattCCAAAATTAGTGTTAGATGTCAATAACATAGGGTTTGAATTTTAATCTATGAACTTTgagttaaaatgtataaaataccAGTTTGCATTGCCAGTTAACTTGTTGATCAGTGTTTTCAATACGAAATtactagatttaaaaaattcgaaatacagattttaatttatttgttaattcttcaaaaactgaGCTTTCTATGATTTATAAACACAGcccttttttaagttgttattttttgcaatatcgtCGGTAAGATGAAGTTAGTGCGTCCCTTAATTGTAAATTAGTCAACATCAACATCGAgaagatcttttaaaaaacaaacccaaaataagttttaatttacattataatataaaatattgtttatttgatAACCaagcaaatttataaaaattatgttttaaaagtatgtatgtattttaaatgtatgtataatatAAAGATGTATTTAATCAATTACTTTTcgataaaatcttaattttaatcaCTATGTCAATGTTGAATCTGTATGTAAATtgaaacgaaaacaaaactATGTATATATCTTATGGCATatctacttaaattaaaatctacgaTTTACATTGTTGAATTAACCAGAGGGTCATTGTTATTATACGAAATTCCAGTTATCTCGTCAATTACCGAGAATATTCGTCTcttgaattgttttatttgggAATCGGAAAAGTTTTCTACCTCAGGCATTAAGCTAAGAAGAAACATTCTCATAGCTTCTTTCTGTTCACTCTTAGAACAAGAACTTTTCGTTTCTTGAACATAAGAAGTTGATACTGGTGtatttgttgatgatgatgttgtcTGTTTTGATATTTGATCTATTTTGCGTTTTTTCACAGATTTTGATTCGAAAAACTCTGGCAGTATTGCTTCGATTTCTTGATCGAATTGTGTTATTTCACAGATATCATCATCCATCATTgagttgttttcattttcgttttcaattggatttacttttacattttcgttttcaatttcattttcattttcgtcGTCAGTTGATTTTTCAGGTTTCAAACATATCACTTCTTCATCGGTGTCGAGTTTTTTAAATGATGGTGGCGCTAAGATTTTTATGAATGGCAAACAAAATTTCATGGCATCGGCCAGGTAGTACGCTTTTCTTCTGTTTTGAGATCCTTTGGGTGATGGTTTTTTCTTTCGAATGAAAACTGTACGCAGATTGCGCCATCTCTCTCGGCATTCACttactgaaattaaaaaaaaatgaacattattAGAATGAGTACGAtgtaagttttatatttattaaaaacaaccaaaagttGAGAAAATAGTGTTGAtgatataatatacaaaaaaaattacgttaATTGTGTAAGGAACAAATAGCTAGGTTTTGGGCAActtcaaattttatcaaacaagCGAAAGatagttttatttacatttaatcTATTTTCCTACCTTATGCTAGGGAATATTTTAAGCTTCTTTCACCCTTGTCTAGAAGAGTTAAAACTGTCTTTTGTTGTAGTACGCAAAAGACagagacaatatttttagaatggtCCTAAATTCGTGAGCTTTCATAAGTGTAATGGTTGTGTAATGGATCTGAGCTTACTTTTGAGCAAAGgcaatagatattttttaaagatatttaaatgaaGCTAGATAACAAGGTGAAATGCAATATAGTTTTCAGAATTGTTAAGGCCTTGGCAAACAAGATTATATCATATCCATAGTCGAGTTTCTATGAGTCGTATATATAAATCCAAACAGTTAAGTCGAAATTTGTGAGCATCTCACTTAAGACTCAGTCTTATGTTCTTCATTTATAACGCAAGAGCATTGGATTTCCTGAGGTGAGCCAAAATGTTTTTCTCCCTTTTTGATCTGACTATAAAACCGAATTCAggaattttaatatgttttaataGACAGTATTAATAGAAGAgcgttaaacatttttgttaattataacATCATTGAATGATGGCTTGAGATCCCCGTCGAAATTTTTTAATAGTTGATTGTTATTCTCTCATTAAGCAATTGAACCGTAAAACTTATTGAATGGCTTATCAGTATATCAGATTTatataatctttaattttaatttcaaaaacaataaaatctacaGATTTCCAGAAACAAAATGTCTCACTTTTTCTGTCAGAAATCTGAGTAAGGAATTTAAAACTTCCAATAGTAAGTTGTAGTAATCGATCTGATTTGCGAACTAAAAATTTGTCGACGTTTTGAATACCATTTTGTCGTCCATATGTCAAGAATCATTATAGAtatcgaatttaaataaattttgtttaaagataataacaacaaaagatCAATATCTAACGAAATAATAacgctaggttaggttaggttaaagtggctgcggatttagaatgcatacacttaggccaaaaaaaaggtagaaccattttgagctttttataaagcgaaaaagatatttgatatcctttttagctagttcactgggattatcaaaagagtagtctcccagatgaagtttgcgtcttattGAAAGAGCACGGTAAGTGCatagaaggtgagagattgtgatatctcttagccaggagagaacctctttaatcgcaaggcggaatgagatgcttagattaagcttttatgagtacacaccactaccaactccctaatcagtcttggatccatctgtataaaaatcaataattttgttatccaggagttttttgtcttcccattcatctctggatggaatggatacctggaagtttttttccaaattggggtttaggaatagtgtagtctatgtactttggtatagaaccaaagaggtttaaaatgatggagtgcccacattgttgttggtccattgagatgaggcttTGAGTCTtgtagctgtactcgctgccacttgtttactgaagatgtcgagggagTGGTTCTCAATGTCCcacttatgcagagacatgcagtgcaaTATGAAATGTCCAATATCAGActaagatatttggcttcattggtaaaaattagtggtataccttttattgaaggaggtacaattactaggatcttgtatttccgtgttaaaaggacgaggtctgttttttttttggattaatactaagtccgcagtgatcagcccatctagtgagcatattgagtgcgttttagaggaggtctctcagtgtaatAGGGtgttctcctgtgacggcgatagcaacatcatctgcatagtCAACCACTCTGTCTCTTCCTCCCTCTCTAGCGATATAAGTAGTTCGtttatgttccacaggagaggggacagaacacctcCTTGTGAAGTTCCTCTACCGAAAgatattttcttgcaaaaatccCCCATGTTacagttgatgatcctgctttttagcattagattaatcaactcacagagtaagtattcgacgtttagggtcgtcatagcagaagtgatcgCAGATGTGTCAACGAAAGCGTTTGCACTATAGCTGAGTAGGTATCGTCtatcattgatttcaaaatactaactaagcaaattgaaataaaaaagtttcggCGTAATCGAGTTTTGTtacaaagtgaaaataaaaaaatgcagaaaaaataaaattaatacggTTATGGGGGCAATTAAGAGATAAATCAGACCCTCTATCTCTTCCAACCTATatgcaatcatttttgtttttttatctcTCTCACTTgtcgtaaaataatttaaaccgttgcaattttgttaaaagtttttcaaaagaggCCTTTATAAAGATACTGGAAAACAATGAATTTGCTAGACTGTTTGCTGTAACTTTGACCAATGCTCTGCACGAAGCTCGAGTCGGATTTAGGGGAGGGCAACCGGGCCAGAAGCCCCGGGGCCTCCACAAACGAGGTCGCCCCCCTCAATAGAGACTtcggaaattttttgtttcaaatatcaactaataaacactagtaaacatcttttcctttaatatgtattttgtttgttggtctTTTACCTTTAAATACAAcctacagtactttgtacatacataattatttaattatattaatcttaaataacagaaatcattgatcaATGTTTGTTCACTTCAatcaatcagtgaaatatcaaaatctcaaatggcTCTTATAAGAAGCACTTCTAATTCACTACCCATCTTGAGAGAGAACCCCAATCGGTTAATGGCTGAGTGGGGTGGTACCGTGTctcgacaattttgttttataaattatataaactaATTGCTGTATATGAAGAATCGCTGCACttcaattcttggaaaaatcaatttttattgccTAATTCGTCaagaatttgtacacgtttttcacagccagtacagagcggcaccgAATTCGGATTGGgcaattatcggagaagaaaagtttttagtcttgaataagctcagcgacactcgttggtcttgtcgagctgaagctacgaaagccttagtcaacggctattcggaaattgaagaagctctaaccagcatatcttccaataaagagcaaaaagacgtcgtgaggaatgaagcaacgcaccttctacagaagatgagtgatctcgaaaccgctttgtttgcaacgttttggaacgatatcttcgctacaaacaagatgttgcaagacccgaaaatgattcttgaatcggcaatgcgtgcactagaacCATTGAAATCATTCTTGGAATctaaacgaaatgattttgataaatacgaggaagcagccaaaaaaatatcccatactgatgaatatgtactCAAGCACCCACACCAGAACgggaaatgtgaggttgaatccgctcgattactGAAAGCAAAAGACGCAAATCTGGCACCCTAGGAAATATACCAAGTATCCGCCTCTATCTCAGTGATTGAaaagctatccgtttctcttactgaaagattgcacgTCCATGAAGCTGTAAGTTCGAGATTATGATTCCtaaatcacatcgagaagatggatgctgcaAATTTGCACGCTAcaacagaggcattggtgaaagtgtgtCCGGATCAGTTGCTTCAATTTGTGTCTTGGAtggactcatacaaaaaggaaaaggactatgaaatagatcaatcgccggaactattttactaccaaattctcgaaaatcaaaatttcagagctacattatCAAACCTCGAAATTACATTGAGactgtatttggttttgatgggagcaaattgcactggagtgcgctcattttcaaaaatgaaaattataaaaaataggctcgAACCACTATGGGACAAAACCttctatcgaagctttctctcctgagtattgaaagcgatttactacGAGGACCGGATTTCAACAAAATCTTCAACAATTTTTCGGcaaaaaaagctcgaaaggttccgttcgttacccctaaaatttaattttagataattcttttttccctttatatttatatgtgtttgttcaatactaatggaatctacttggtttcacaataaattatttattgaaaaactcgagtgaaaaaaatggtttactttattttgaaaataatttgtggcGAGGGGGCCTCCGATTCTATATGCCCCCGATGCCGCTGGATCTCGAAATTCGGCCCAACACGAAGCACATTATCCACAATAGTTTCAgacataaataatttacatgTTGAAATTATAGTTAAATTACATCGTcggcgacaaaaaaaaaaaaacagtaaaggcccaactataataggcataagctagcatacataagtaaacgtgcgaatacaaagaatctcaatactagtgaacataatggagtctagctccgtttcgttcaatttttctcagtttcgttaactcaagcaaacttaagcaagagcgatcccagtcgcttcccgcataagtaaaatctgacatgtagatacgtgagcaaaattgcattatggctgtccgcagtaatttcacaaacttaagtgtgttttcgttgggttttttacacaagcttatgtttgcttatgccttttatagttgggccttaacaGTGAGAATAAACACCACAATATAGTTGAACATGTTCACAATTTCCTTTTGATAAAacccaagtttaataacattttcaagtcatcgaacaagcattatctttcgttgagttcattttgacatttcggttatcttatgcggcgagcgactgggattgctcttgcttaagtttgcttaagttaacgaaactgttcactcgtattgagattctttgtattcgcacgtttacttatgcgcgcataggctagcttatgcctattatagttgggcctttattCTAAAAACGATAGACGAGACGATGGTAGGTAGGTTGGtagacgagacgatagtgacaaAGTTAAGTGAAGccaattattgacgatatcgttaataataatcgtttttattattaatgattCTGTTTTCATACGGAAGTTCTCATTATTTAGTTGATGATTTATGAGAATCCGTTATATAAATATGGATATTGGATTTGAAAACTTATCacgaactttatttaaaaataaaaaaaactgcttttatattattttcatagtagcttaaaaaaatcatacttaagtggttttttgttttaagcgatatatttaaaaaacctgaAGTTATTAATTGATTTTGGAGCCGACTTCGACCTAAGGTAAGGTAGTTATAATTAAATTCTCAGTAACAAAAGCTTTAACTAAGCTACAATCATACGTTCAGGCGAATGGTTTTTGACATAATAAAGACAAACAATGGACTCTTAAGTGGCAATCTGAAATGTTACCTCAATCGCTTTAGTTGGTAAATATATTTAACTCGAGCTCAACTGGCTGgctcttaatttcttttttttttcaatatttaaaaaaaaaaaaataaatcaacaaatttaagaaaactttctAAGCCATAGGTTTCATTACACATGATATTGTAAAATCGTGAAGTCAGTAAGAAGAATGCCGAACATCATCGATATGATTATCAAAAGATCACAATGTGGGTGTTTTAATTTCTCAATTGTACAAAATTTCGGATTctagtttttatttcagaacCACCGAAATTAGTTTTCACAATGACATGTAGATGGCTTCTTCAGTTAAAAATGATAAGGCAGTGCAAACGGCAGTGTAAAGAACAACGACAGGAATGTAAGAAAAGAACTGAACAAACGTCAAAGAAAAAGAGATAGAAAACTCGAATTCTTTGTTAATTGTTTAGGGTAATAAAACCAAACCTTGCTCTATaatggattattttttttggcgCGCGATAGTAAAAcgcaataattttgtatacatacaacattattaaacattaaattctcATATGAAACAAATTCACAAGAACTGGCAATAATATAAAGCTCTTTCAGACGAATAGCAGCATTGTTTATATCTAAGAACTAATTGAGTTATCTGTTTATACCTATGTACCTTTATATCTACATATTTCCTCTTTaggtaataaataaatgaaggaGAAACAAGTTAGGTAGACCTTAGGTGTAATCAAAATGCACCTTCAACATAAAACATGCATCATTAAGCAGCACATAACAATTAGAAACCAGCTGGCGGGCGTACAAAGTTAAGTTGAGTACCTAAACCTTGAAACAGCCGCTGACAGTAATGAGTGATAAAATAAAGATTATAAgttgcaacaaaaacaaaagatactAAAATCAACTTATGAGCAACAAAACTTACCTGGCAATCTAACAGCTTCTGAAACCTCTTTCCAGGCTCTTTCAACTTCTTCTTTTCTCGAATAACCAGGAAGATTATAATTATAAAGTAATTCATGTCTCTCAACCTCtttcacaaattttaaattcaatctttgGTCACTCATCCCCATTcgcattttttatgtttttaataatttaaaacaaaagtcacTCAAAAGGTTTTGTAATGCAAAACTATAAAACAGAaacttaaaataagaaaaacaatccAACTTGTGAGCAACTGAATTGAAATCGTTTGGCAACTAAAATTATAGAAACTACCCCACACGACAAGACAATGAACGAACAACGAAACGCAAACGAAACtgattttgatttcaaactggTCCGGTTTCTGCCTCTCAATGTGTCATCTGTCATTTCGACAAAACACATGCACAGGTAGGGCTCGTGTATATTTATTCTGATGAATATCAGGGATGAAAATGATAAGCCCTTAAGGTACTgtcaattgaatacaaaattcaggtTCGATGCAtataaaatgcttgttttttcggaatcagtgtatttttttttgcaactgagagtaaattgaaaaaatcgTAAAAATGAAGCAGTTTTATTGCACTGCAATATCAAtacctttaaaattttctagAATTTTCCGTCCCAGACCCAATTGACAGTTTGGCAGCTGTCATTCTCTATCAGAAATGTTTGAACAGAGAGTCTGAATGTAGCCTTGAGTCTTTTAGTAGCTTCGTTTCTTTTATTGCTTAATGCAGAATTTCTTTAGGttagaaaaagtttttatacGACTAAagggggtcatcccatgtgatgagttgaaaaaatcgatttttttttcataaattgttaGTTTAATATGTGTAGAATACGGTAGTaaagggatttttcaaaattcggagTCGTTTTAAAGATACAGCAGTTAGAATAAGCAGCTGTTCAGAGCGCTGAGTTGGCAGTCGACGTAGTGTACGGTCGGCTTTATACcatatgaatatatgtatgtacgttcaTACAGTTTCTATAGGCTTAAACGGGAATTTCTAtagttgttaaatattttaagttattgcAACAACTCAAAATTACTCTTTTTTATAACGAGTGGACGTAAAGGAAGTACGAGTGGAAATGTTCATCCTAGTcttagtaaaaaaagaaatgtttgtggAAATCGTTTTACCACCCAAAATGAAACGGAATTTACTTCAGCTTCggcaaaaaaactcaaaaatggcATGAAGATGTTGGTTCCTATCGCTTCGAATTTCGTTTTGAGTTTGTTTCTGTACTGCGATTTCTGAAAAGGTTATATGCAAAACTAGTAAAAGCGATGTATCTATTTCCCGATCACGTTTTCGAGGGTtaggtttcaaaaattaaattatcgtCTGAGTGTGAAAAACAGACAGTTATAAACTCGGGCTCGTTGATTGAGAATGCGTTTGAAGTTAATCGCCGATTTGCATTTGTGATGCGATTATTAGGAGTTGGTCACAAAGGAATAAATCTTTTCTGCAGCTTCATGGACATGTGTTCGGGTAT
It encodes:
- the LOC129939244 gene encoding uncharacterized protein LOC129939244, whose translation is MRMGMSDQRLNLKFVKEVERHELLYNYNLPGYSRKEEVERAWKEVSEAVRLPVSECRERWRNLRTVFIRKKKPSPKGSQNRRKAYYLADAMKFCLPFIKILAPPSFKKLDTDEEVICLKPEKSTDDENENEIENENVKVNPIENENENNSMMDDDICEITQFDQEIEAILPEFFESKSVKKRKIDQISKQTTSSSTNTPVSTSYVQETKSSCSKSEQKEAMRMFLLSLMPEVENFSDSQIKQFKRRIFSVIDEITGISYNNNDPLVNSTM